The following proteins come from a genomic window of Micromonospora echinofusca:
- a CDS encoding class I SAM-dependent methyltransferase, with translation MTGEHYFTAEPTTAANPREVEFSVAGRDYTLASSAGVFSAARLDPGTAVLLRKAELPSAETTGALLDLGCGFGPITCVLASSAPSATVWAVDVNERARELTAANAARVGAADRVRVAAPDDVPADLTLAEIWSNPPIHVGKDELHGILLRWLPRLAPDGVAWLVVARYLGGDSLQRWLVEQGWQVGRHASQKGYRVLRVTR, from the coding sequence GTGACCGGCGAACACTACTTCACCGCTGAACCCACGACCGCCGCCAATCCGCGCGAGGTCGAGTTCTCCGTCGCCGGCCGCGACTACACCCTGGCCTCCTCCGCCGGCGTCTTCTCCGCCGCCCGCCTCGACCCCGGCACGGCCGTGCTGCTGCGCAAGGCCGAACTGCCGTCCGCCGAGACCACCGGCGCCCTGCTCGACCTCGGCTGCGGCTTCGGCCCGATCACCTGCGTGCTCGCCAGCTCCGCGCCGTCGGCGACGGTGTGGGCCGTCGACGTCAACGAACGGGCCCGCGAACTCACCGCGGCCAACGCGGCGCGGGTCGGCGCGGCCGACCGGGTGCGCGTCGCCGCGCCGGACGACGTACCGGCCGACCTGACCTTGGCCGAGATCTGGTCCAACCCGCCGATCCACGTCGGCAAGGACGAACTGCACGGGATCCTGCTGCGCTGGCTGCCCCGGCTCGCCCCGGACGGCGTCGCCTGGCTGGTGGTGGCCCGCTACCTCGGCGGTGACTCGTTGCAGCGCTGGCTGGTCGAGCAGGGCTGGCAGGTGGGGCGGCACGCCAGCCAGAAGGGCTACCGGGTGCTGCGGGTCACCCGGTAA
- the thiC gene encoding phosphomethylpyrimidine synthase ThiC, which yields MQARRKVYVEGSRPDVRVPFAEVELAGGNPPLRLYDTSGPGSDPEVGLPPLRGAWIAERGDVAPVRGAGTPLAGADGRRPTQLAYARAGVVTPEMEFVAIREGMAPEFVRDEIAAGRAVLPLNVNHPECEPAIIGKAFLVKVNANIGTSAVTSSVAEEVEKLTWATRWGADTVMDLSTGKRIHETREAIVRNSPVPIGTVPIYQALEKVGGDPVKLSWEVFRETVVEQAEQGVDYMTVHAGVLLPYVPLAVDRVTGIVSRGGSIMAAWCLAHHEENFLYTNFRELCEILARYDVTFSLGDGLRPGSIADANDAAQFAELRTLGELTKVAWEYDVQVMIEGPGHVPMHKIKENVDLQQEWCHEAPFYTLGPLTTDIAPAYDHITSAIGAAMIGMFGTAMLCYVTPKEHLGLPDRDDVKAGVIAYKIAAHAADLAKGHPGAQAWDDALSKARFEFRWEDQFNLSLDPETARSYHDATLPAEPAKTAHFCSMCGPKFCSMKITQELKEYAARGMKDKSEEFLSSGGRVYLPLA from the coding sequence GTGCAGGCACGTCGCAAGGTGTACGTGGAGGGATCCCGGCCGGACGTGCGGGTGCCGTTCGCCGAGGTGGAACTGGCCGGCGGCAACCCGCCGCTGCGGCTCTACGACACCTCCGGACCCGGCTCCGACCCGGAGGTGGGGCTCCCGCCGCTGCGCGGGGCGTGGATCGCCGAGCGCGGCGACGTGGCCCCGGTCCGCGGCGCGGGCACCCCGCTCGCGGGCGCCGACGGGCGGCGCCCCACCCAGCTCGCGTACGCGCGGGCCGGCGTGGTGACGCCGGAGATGGAGTTCGTGGCGATCCGGGAGGGGATGGCGCCGGAGTTCGTCCGCGACGAGATCGCCGCCGGGCGGGCCGTGCTGCCGCTCAACGTCAACCACCCCGAGTGCGAGCCGGCGATCATCGGCAAGGCGTTCCTGGTCAAGGTCAACGCCAACATCGGCACCTCGGCGGTCACCTCGTCGGTCGCCGAGGAGGTGGAGAAGCTGACGTGGGCGACCCGGTGGGGCGCGGACACGGTGATGGACCTGTCGACGGGGAAGCGGATCCACGAGACCCGCGAGGCGATCGTGCGGAACTCGCCGGTGCCGATCGGCACCGTGCCGATCTACCAGGCGCTGGAGAAGGTCGGCGGCGACCCGGTGAAGCTGAGCTGGGAGGTCTTCCGGGAGACCGTCGTCGAGCAGGCCGAGCAGGGCGTCGACTACATGACGGTGCACGCCGGGGTGCTGCTGCCGTACGTGCCGCTGGCGGTGGACCGGGTGACCGGCATCGTCTCGCGGGGCGGCTCGATCATGGCGGCCTGGTGCCTGGCGCACCACGAGGAGAACTTCCTCTACACCAACTTCCGCGAGCTGTGCGAGATCCTGGCCCGCTACGACGTGACGTTCTCGCTCGGCGACGGGCTGCGCCCCGGCTCGATCGCGGACGCCAACGACGCCGCCCAGTTCGCCGAGCTGCGCACCCTGGGCGAGCTGACGAAGGTCGCCTGGGAGTACGACGTCCAGGTGATGATCGAGGGCCCCGGGCACGTGCCGATGCACAAGATCAAGGAGAACGTGGACCTCCAGCAGGAGTGGTGCCACGAGGCGCCCTTCTACACCCTCGGCCCGCTGACCACGGACATCGCCCCCGCGTACGACCACATCACGTCGGCGATCGGCGCCGCGATGATCGGCATGTTCGGCACCGCCATGCTCTGCTACGTGACCCCGAAGGAGCACCTGGGGCTGCCGGACCGCGACGACGTGAAGGCCGGCGTGATCGCGTACAAGATCGCGGCGCACGCGGCCGACCTGGCCAAGGGGCATCCCGGGGCGCAGGCGTGGGACGACGCGCTGTCCAAGGCGCGGTTCGAGTTCCGCTGGGAGGACCAGTTCAACCTGTCGCTGGACCCGGAGACCGCGCGCTCGTACCACGACGCGACCCTGCCGGCGGAGCCGGCGAAGACCGCCCACTTCTGCTCGATGTGCGGCCCGAAGTTCTGCTCGATGAAGATCACGCAGGAGCTGAAGGAGTACGCGGCACGCGGCATGAAGGACAAGTCGGAGGAGTTCCTCTCCTCGGGCGGCCGCGTCTACCTGCCGCTGGCCTGA
- the thiD gene encoding bifunctional hydroxymethylpyrimidine kinase/phosphomethylpyrimidine kinase: MTPTTVLTIAGSDSGAGAGIQADLKVFAALGAYGTSVLTAVTAQNTRGVDAVLPLPPRTVTEQLDSVLADFAVGAAKTGMLGTPAVADAVADAAKDGRLPHLVVDPVLVATSGHRLGVVAAVERLLPYAEVATPNCAEAAAITGRPVTTVEEMVAAAEALAAGGPAHVVVTGGDVDADGEAVDVLHGGGVTTLLRGPRVDTRHNHGTGCSFSAAIAVRLALGDPVPTAVAAAKEYVFRALTGARDWELGAGRGPLDHFGWSA; this comes from the coding sequence ATGACCCCGACGACCGTGCTCACCATCGCCGGCTCGGACTCCGGCGCCGGTGCCGGCATCCAGGCCGACCTGAAGGTCTTCGCGGCCCTCGGCGCGTACGGCACCAGCGTGCTCACCGCCGTCACCGCGCAGAACACGCGGGGCGTCGACGCCGTGCTGCCGCTGCCGCCGCGCACGGTCACCGAGCAGCTCGACAGCGTGCTCGCCGACTTCGCCGTCGGGGCCGCCAAGACGGGCATGCTCGGCACCCCGGCGGTCGCCGACGCGGTGGCCGACGCCGCGAAGGACGGACGGCTGCCGCACCTCGTCGTCGACCCGGTGCTCGTCGCCACCAGCGGGCACCGGCTGGGCGTGGTCGCGGCCGTCGAGCGGCTGCTGCCGTACGCCGAGGTGGCGACGCCGAACTGCGCGGAGGCCGCGGCCATCACCGGACGCCCGGTGACCACGGTCGAGGAGATGGTCGCCGCCGCCGAGGCGCTCGCGGCCGGCGGCCCGGCGCACGTGGTGGTGACCGGCGGCGACGTGGACGCCGACGGCGAGGCGGTGGACGTGCTGCACGGCGGCGGCGTCACCACCCTGCTGCGCGGGCCCCGGGTCGACACCCGGCACAACCACGGCACCGGGTGCTCGTTCTCGGCGGCGATCGCCGTGCGGCTGGCCCTCGGCGACCCGGTGCCGACGGCGGTCGCCGCCGCCAAGGAGTACGTCTTCCGCGCGCTGACCGGCGCGCGGGACTGGGAGCTGGGCGCGGGACGCGGCCCGCTGGACCACTTCGGCTGGTCCGCTTGA
- a CDS encoding ABC-F family ATP-binding cassette domain-containing protein, translated as MGYVDVAAVGHILPDGRELFSDVSFRVGEGAKVALVGPNGAGKTTLLRMVAGDLPVQTGAIARAGGLGVMRQFIGMIGDESTLADLALSLAPPALRDAGRRLAETEAAMRAAEVRGKYSTAAGKAQLAYADALAAWGETGGYDAEVLFDTVATIVLGLPWDSARERGVRTLSGGQQKRFALELLLRGPDEVLLLDEPDNFLDVPGKRWLEARLRESGKSVLYVSHDRELLAQTADRVVAVEGGSAWVHPGGFASWHSARVARHARLDELRKRWDEEHQKLRELMLMYKQKAAYNDGMASRYQAAQTRLRKFEEAGPPPVPPKDQDIRMKLTGGRTGKRAVICEQLELDGLTFPFDLEIWYGDRVAVLGANGTGKSHFLRLLARGGSDPDPANGPVDGAAALAPVAHDGVARLGARVRPGHFSQTRDRPELTAKTLVEILWRGDEHRAGMDRHAAMAALSRYELAGQGDQRFGTLSGGQQARFLVLLLELSGATLLLLDEPTDNLDLASAEALEAGLTAFEGTVVAVTHDRWFTRTFDRFVLFRGDNEVVETPEPVWDVA; from the coding sequence GTGGGATACGTGGACGTGGCAGCGGTCGGGCACATCCTTCCCGACGGCCGGGAACTCTTCTCCGACGTGTCCTTCCGCGTCGGGGAGGGTGCCAAGGTCGCCCTGGTCGGGCCCAACGGCGCAGGCAAGACGACGCTGCTGCGGATGGTCGCCGGCGACCTGCCGGTGCAGACCGGCGCGATCGCGCGGGCCGGCGGGCTGGGCGTCATGCGCCAGTTCATCGGGATGATCGGCGACGAGTCCACGCTGGCCGACCTGGCGCTGTCGCTGGCCCCGCCGGCGCTACGCGACGCCGGCCGCCGCCTGGCCGAGACCGAGGCGGCCATGCGCGCGGCCGAGGTCCGCGGCAAGTACAGCACCGCCGCCGGCAAGGCCCAACTGGCGTACGCGGACGCACTCGCGGCCTGGGGCGAGACCGGCGGGTACGACGCCGAGGTGCTCTTCGACACGGTCGCCACCATCGTGCTCGGCCTGCCCTGGGACAGCGCCCGGGAACGGGGGGTCCGGACGCTCTCCGGCGGCCAGCAGAAGCGCTTCGCCCTCGAACTGCTGCTGCGCGGCCCCGACGAGGTGCTGCTCCTCGACGAGCCGGACAACTTCCTCGACGTGCCGGGCAAGCGCTGGCTGGAGGCGCGGCTGCGCGAGTCCGGCAAGTCGGTGCTCTACGTCTCGCACGACCGGGAACTGCTCGCCCAGACCGCCGACCGGGTGGTCGCTGTGGAGGGCGGCAGCGCGTGGGTGCACCCGGGCGGCTTCGCCAGCTGGCACTCCGCGCGGGTGGCCCGGCACGCCCGCCTCGACGAGCTGCGCAAGCGGTGGGACGAGGAACACCAGAAGCTGCGCGAGCTGATGCTGATGTACAAGCAGAAGGCCGCGTACAACGACGGGATGGCGTCGCGCTACCAGGCCGCGCAGACCCGGCTGCGCAAGTTCGAGGAGGCCGGGCCGCCGCCCGTACCGCCGAAGGACCAGGACATCCGGATGAAGCTGACCGGCGGGCGGACCGGCAAGCGCGCGGTCATCTGCGAGCAGCTCGAGCTCGACGGCCTGACCTTCCCGTTCGACCTGGAGATCTGGTACGGCGACCGGGTCGCGGTGCTCGGCGCCAACGGCACGGGCAAGTCGCACTTCCTGCGGCTGCTGGCCCGCGGCGGCAGCGACCCCGACCCCGCCAACGGCCCCGTCGACGGCGCCGCCGCGCTCGCCCCGGTGGCCCACGACGGGGTGGCCCGGCTCGGCGCGCGGGTACGCCCGGGTCACTTCTCGCAGACCCGCGACCGGCCGGAGTTGACGGCGAAGACCCTCGTCGAGATCCTCTGGCGCGGCGACGAGCACCGGGCCGGCATGGACCGGCACGCCGCGATGGCGGCGCTGAGCCGCTACGAGCTGGCCGGGCAGGGCGACCAGCGCTTCGGCACCCTCTCGGGCGGGCAGCAGGCCCGCTTCCTGGTGCTGCTGCTGGAACTGTCCGGCGCGACGCTGCTGCTGCTCGACGAGCCCACCGACAACCTCGACCTGGCCTCGGCGGAGGCGCTGGAGGCCGGGCTGACCGCATTCGAGGGGACCGTCGTGGCGGTGACCCACGACCGCTGGTTCACCCGTACCTTCGACCGGTTCGTGCTGTTCCGGGGCGACAACGAGGTGGTGGAGACCCCGGAGCCGGTCTGGGACGTGGCGTGA
- the thiS gene encoding sulfur carrier protein ThiS, giving the protein MELTVNGAGRDLPGGSTVADLVRAVTDQQRGLAVAVNGEVVPRTGWPATVLRDGDRVEVLSAAQGG; this is encoded by the coding sequence GTGGAACTGACGGTGAACGGCGCCGGGCGCGACCTGCCCGGCGGCTCGACGGTGGCGGACCTCGTCCGCGCGGTCACCGACCAGCAGCGCGGCCTCGCCGTCGCGGTCAACGGCGAGGTGGTGCCGCGTACGGGCTGGCCGGCGACCGTGCTGCGCGACGGCGACCGCGTCGAGGTGCTCAGCGCCGCGCAGGGCGGGTGA
- a CDS encoding thiazole synthase yields MSFDLGGVSFTSRLILGTGGAANLRVLEDAIRASGTELVTLALRRVDTAPGTAGGLLDLLDRCGVRLLPNTAGCYTAGEAVKVAHLAREAFGTDWVKLEVIGDERTLLPDGVELLRAAEELVDDGFVVLPYTSDDPILARRLADVGCAAVMPAGAPIGSGLGVSNPHHIRLIRQGVDVPVILDAGIGTASDAALAMELGCDAVLLASAVTRAADPVAMATAMRYAVEAGRLAYGAGRIARRFHALASTPDEGRPDL; encoded by the coding sequence GTGAGCTTCGACCTGGGTGGCGTGAGCTTCACGTCCCGGCTGATCCTCGGCACCGGCGGCGCGGCCAACCTGCGGGTGCTGGAGGACGCGATCCGCGCCTCCGGCACCGAACTGGTCACCCTGGCGCTGCGCCGGGTCGACACCGCCCCCGGCACCGCCGGCGGCCTGCTGGACCTGCTGGACCGCTGCGGCGTGCGGCTGCTGCCGAACACCGCCGGCTGCTACACGGCGGGCGAGGCCGTCAAGGTGGCGCACCTGGCCCGGGAGGCGTTCGGCACGGACTGGGTGAAGCTGGAGGTGATCGGCGACGAGCGCACGCTGCTGCCCGACGGGGTGGAGCTGCTGCGCGCCGCCGAGGAGCTCGTCGACGACGGGTTCGTGGTCCTGCCGTACACCTCGGACGATCCGATCCTGGCGCGCCGGCTGGCCGACGTCGGCTGCGCCGCGGTGATGCCGGCGGGCGCGCCGATCGGCTCCGGCCTGGGCGTGTCGAACCCGCACCACATCCGGCTGATCCGGCAGGGCGTCGACGTGCCCGTGATCCTGGACGCCGGCATCGGCACCGCCTCCGACGCCGCGCTCGCCATGGAGCTGGGCTGCGACGCCGTGCTGCTCGCCAGCGCGGTCACCCGCGCCGCCGACCCGGTGGCGATGGCCACCGCGATGCGGTACGCGGTCGAGGCGGGCCGGCTCGCGTACGGGGCGGGTCGGATCGCCCGGCGCTTCCACGCGCTCGCCTCCACCCCCGACGAGGGACGGCCGGACCTGTGA
- a CDS encoding aldo/keto reductase — MDLVTEMTYRRLGDSGLVVSVVGVGCNNFGRKLDLDGTRAVVDAALDAGINFFDSADIYGEPQGGSEELLGQALKGRRDDVVVATKFGMDMEGMNGPDFGARGARRYIARAVEASLRRLGTDHIDLYQMHEPDPGTPIDETLAALDDLVRAGKVRYLGNSNFAGWQIADADWVASSNGRSRFISAQNHYSLLERGVEAEVVPACERFGLGLLPFFPLANGLLTGKYKRNEAPPAGSRLAGGGRYAQRLAAADWDTIEAIEAYAAERGLSMLQVAIGGLAAQPAVTSVIAGATTPEQVRANAEAGTWQPTDEDLEALRAIL; from the coding sequence GTGGATCTCGTGACAGAGATGACCTACCGCCGGTTGGGCGACTCCGGGCTCGTGGTGTCCGTGGTCGGCGTCGGCTGCAACAACTTCGGCCGCAAGCTCGACCTCGACGGCACCCGGGCGGTGGTCGACGCCGCGCTCGACGCCGGGATCAACTTCTTCGACAGCGCCGACATCTACGGCGAACCGCAGGGCGGCTCCGAGGAACTGCTGGGCCAGGCGCTCAAGGGCCGGCGCGACGACGTGGTGGTGGCCACCAAGTTCGGCATGGACATGGAGGGCATGAACGGCCCCGACTTCGGCGCCCGGGGCGCGCGTCGCTACATCGCCCGGGCGGTGGAGGCGTCGCTGCGCCGGCTCGGCACCGACCACATCGACCTGTACCAGATGCACGAGCCCGACCCCGGCACCCCGATCGACGAGACGCTCGCCGCGCTCGACGACCTCGTGCGCGCCGGCAAGGTCCGCTACCTGGGCAACTCCAACTTCGCCGGCTGGCAGATCGCCGACGCAGACTGGGTGGCCTCGTCGAACGGCCGGTCCCGGTTCATCAGCGCGCAGAACCACTACAGCCTGCTGGAGCGTGGCGTCGAGGCCGAGGTGGTGCCGGCGTGCGAGCGGTTCGGCCTCGGGCTGCTGCCGTTCTTCCCGCTGGCCAACGGGCTGCTCACCGGCAAGTACAAGCGCAACGAGGCCCCGCCGGCCGGCAGCCGCCTCGCCGGTGGCGGCCGGTACGCGCAACGCCTCGCCGCCGCCGACTGGGACACCATCGAGGCGATCGAGGCGTACGCCGCCGAGCGGGGGCTGTCGATGCTCCAGGTGGCCATCGGCGGGCTGGCAGCCCAGCCGGCGGTGACCTCGGTGATCGCCGGCGCCACCACGCCCGAGCAGGTACGCGCCAACGCGGAGGCGGGCACCTGGCAGCCCACCGACGAGGACCTCGAAGCCCTGCGCGCGATTCTCTGA
- the thiE gene encoding thiamine phosphate synthase, producing MPSLGRLHLITDTRPGRDPLAVLRAALPVARAELVVQVRVTDDATDREAYDLARRVVALCARYDATCLVNDRLHVALAVGAAGGHVGADDLPAGAARRVLGATAVLGATAREPGTAAEAVAAGASYLGVGPCNATSTKDGLPAPIGPAGVRAVAAAVNVPVVAIGGVTAADVPALLAAGAYGVAVVGALSGAADPARATAELLGALGC from the coding sequence GTGCCGTCCCTCGGACGACTGCATCTCATCACCGACACCCGCCCCGGGCGGGATCCGCTCGCCGTGCTGCGGGCTGCCCTTCCGGTGGCCCGCGCGGAACTGGTCGTGCAGGTCCGGGTGACCGACGACGCCACCGACCGGGAGGCGTACGACCTGGCCCGCCGGGTCGTCGCGCTCTGCGCCCGGTACGACGCCACCTGCCTGGTGAACGACCGGCTGCACGTGGCGCTGGCGGTGGGCGCCGCCGGTGGGCACGTCGGCGCGGACGACCTGCCGGCCGGGGCGGCCCGCCGGGTGCTCGGCGCGACGGCGGTGCTCGGCGCCACCGCCCGCGAGCCGGGTACGGCGGCCGAGGCGGTCGCTGCCGGAGCCAGCTACCTGGGCGTTGGCCCCTGCAACGCCACCAGCACCAAGGATGGGCTGCCGGCGCCGATCGGCCCGGCCGGGGTGCGCGCCGTCGCCGCCGCCGTGAACGTGCCGGTCGTCGCGATCGGCGGGGTGACCGCCGCCGACGTGCCCGCGCTGCTGGCGGCCGGGGCGTACGGGGTGGCGGTGGTGGGGGCGCTCTCCGGGGCGGCCGATCCGGCCCGGGCGACGGCGGAGCTGCTGGGAGCCCTGGGGTGCTGA
- the thiO gene encoding glycine oxidase ThiO has product MLNRPDVAVLGAGPVGLAIAWRCAQRGLRVVVHDPAPGSGASHVAAGMLAPVAEAYFGEHELTGLLTASAARWPAFAAELTAATGVDVGYRSEGTLMVGLTADDLAEARRLWAYQQGIGLPVTPLRPSALRDREPALAPRVRGGAFAATDHQVDPRRLVPALRVAAERAGAALVPAAVRALSEVDARVTVVAAGCGAAALTGLPVRPVKGQLVRLRAPGGGAPGFRHVIRGYADGEHVYLVPRVDGEVVVGATVEERSDTDVSAGAVLRLLRAAVDLLPELAEYDLVETLAGLRPGTPDNAPILGPLPGRPGVLAATGHHRHGIVLTPVTADLIADLVVTGAVDPLLAPFTPARFAPSAAAARGATAPSASAGPGAAAAPSAARPTGSVGPDAAGAGRAGPFVPEEEHTWN; this is encoded by the coding sequence GTGCTGAACCGGCCGGACGTCGCCGTGCTGGGGGCGGGACCGGTCGGGCTGGCGATCGCCTGGCGCTGCGCGCAACGTGGACTGCGGGTCGTCGTGCACGATCCCGCCCCGGGCTCCGGCGCGTCCCATGTGGCCGCCGGGATGCTCGCCCCGGTCGCGGAGGCGTACTTCGGCGAGCACGAGCTGACCGGACTGCTGACCGCCTCCGCCGCCCGCTGGCCGGCGTTCGCCGCCGAGCTGACCGCCGCCACCGGCGTGGACGTCGGCTACCGGAGCGAGGGCACGCTGATGGTCGGGCTGACCGCCGACGACCTGGCCGAGGCGCGCCGGCTGTGGGCGTACCAGCAGGGGATCGGGCTGCCGGTGACGCCGCTGCGCCCGTCGGCGCTGCGGGACCGCGAGCCGGCGCTGGCCCCCCGGGTGCGCGGCGGTGCGTTCGCCGCCACGGACCACCAGGTCGACCCGCGCCGGCTGGTGCCGGCGCTGCGCGTGGCCGCCGAGCGGGCCGGCGCCGCGCTGGTGCCCGCCGCCGTGCGTGCCCTGTCCGAGGTGGACGCCCGGGTCACGGTCGTCGCGGCCGGCTGCGGCGCGGCGGCCCTGACGGGACTGCCGGTGCGACCGGTGAAGGGCCAGCTGGTCCGGCTCCGCGCGCCCGGTGGCGGCGCGCCGGGCTTCCGGCACGTCATCCGGGGGTACGCCGACGGCGAGCACGTCTATCTCGTCCCCCGCGTCGACGGGGAGGTGGTGGTGGGCGCGACCGTCGAGGAGCGCTCCGACACCGACGTCTCCGCCGGGGCGGTGCTGCGCCTGCTCCGCGCCGCCGTCGACCTGCTGCCCGAGCTGGCCGAGTACGACCTGGTGGAGACCCTCGCCGGCCTGCGTCCCGGCACCCCCGACAACGCCCCGATCCTCGGCCCGCTGCCCGGCCGGCCCGGCGTGCTCGCCGCGACCGGGCACCACCGGCACGGCATCGTGCTCACGCCGGTCACCGCCGACCTGATCGCCGACCTGGTCGTCACGGGCGCGGTGGACCCGCTGCTCGCCCCCTTCACCCCGGCCCGGTTCGCGCCGTCCGCCGCTGCCGCGCGGGGTGCCACCGCACCGTCCGCATCCGCCGGGCCGGGTGCCGCCGCCGCGCCGTCCGCCGCCAGACCGACGGGATCCGTCGGGCCGGACGCCGCAGGGGCCGGGCGGGCCGGTCCCTTCGTACCCGAGGAGGAGCACACGTGGAACTGA
- a CDS encoding LLM class F420-dependent oxidoreductase, which translates to MRVTVFTEPHRGASYDDQLRFARLAEDGGFEGFLRADHYQAMGDEPALPGPTDAWLTLAALARETSRIRLGTLVTSATFRPPGPLAVMVAQVDQMSGGRVELGIGAGWYEREHTSYGIPFPAVGERFDRLAEQLEIVTGLWRTPPGETYSFTGDHYRLVDAPALPKPVQVPGPPIIVGGRGPKRTPELAARYADEFNMPFKTVAETAAAYERVREACDRTGRAESGRAPLTLSAGIVVAIGRTDAEAQRRAAPLHVKSALPPEDPVVGSPAQLVDRIGEFAAIGATRVHLRLIDLADLDHLELIAAEVLPRLDGTR; encoded by the coding sequence ATGCGGGTCACCGTCTTCACCGAGCCGCACCGGGGCGCCAGCTACGACGACCAGCTCCGCTTCGCCCGGCTGGCCGAGGACGGCGGCTTCGAGGGCTTCCTCCGCGCCGACCACTACCAGGCGATGGGCGACGAACCGGCCCTGCCCGGCCCGACCGACGCCTGGCTCACGCTGGCCGCGCTGGCCCGCGAGACCAGCCGGATCCGGCTCGGCACCCTGGTCACCTCCGCCACCTTCCGACCACCCGGCCCGCTGGCCGTGATGGTGGCCCAGGTGGACCAGATGAGCGGCGGTCGCGTCGAACTCGGCATCGGCGCCGGCTGGTACGAGCGGGAGCACACCTCCTACGGCATCCCGTTCCCCGCCGTCGGCGAACGCTTCGACCGGCTGGCCGAGCAGCTGGAGATCGTCACCGGGCTGTGGCGGACGCCGCCGGGCGAGACGTACAGCTTCACCGGCGACCACTACCGGCTGGTGGACGCCCCCGCGCTGCCGAAGCCGGTGCAGGTGCCCGGCCCGCCGATCATCGTCGGCGGTCGCGGCCCGAAGCGCACCCCCGAACTCGCCGCCCGGTACGCCGACGAGTTCAACATGCCGTTCAAGACCGTCGCGGAGACCGCCGCCGCGTACGAGCGGGTGCGGGAGGCCTGCGACCGGACCGGCCGGGCCGAGTCGGGACGCGCCCCGCTCACCCTCTCCGCCGGGATCGTGGTGGCGATCGGCCGCACCGACGCCGAGGCCCAGCGCCGCGCCGCCCCGCTGCACGTCAAGAGCGCGCTGCCGCCGGAGGACCCGGTGGTCGGCTCGCCCGCGCAGCTCGTCGACCGGATCGGCGAGTTCGCCGCGATCGGCGCCACCCGGGTGCACCTGCGGCTGATCGACCTCGCCGACCTCGACCACCTGGAGCTCATCGCCGCCGAGGTGCTCCCCCGACTGGACGGAACCCGATGA
- a CDS encoding thiamine phosphate synthase translates to MSGGPAGVLLLTDRWQARRPLAEVVAGAVAGGVRWVVLREKDLPRAERAALAVDLRAILAEAGGTLIVAGPDPLDGDAVHLPSAGPYPPPRLGLVGRSCHDRVELARLTTEDYATLSPVYPTSTKPGHGPPLRPDGLGALIAVSPVPVLALGGVQSPGQVTACVATGAVGVAVLGAVMRADDPEAAAATLTAAAATASRTRHGSPDPAGATRTRHGSPDPAGATRTPHGSPDPAGAARSRPQPATATTAQARRGLPYATTEEER, encoded by the coding sequence ATCTCGGGCGGCCCGGCCGGCGTCCTGCTGCTGACCGACCGGTGGCAGGCGCGGCGGCCGTTGGCCGAGGTCGTGGCGGGGGCGGTGGCCGGGGGAGTGCGGTGGGTGGTGCTGCGGGAGAAGGACCTGCCCCGGGCCGAGCGCGCCGCCCTCGCCGTCGACCTGCGTGCGATCCTCGCCGAGGCGGGCGGCACGCTGATCGTCGCCGGCCCCGACCCGCTCGACGGGGACGCCGTGCACCTGCCGTCGGCGGGACCGTACCCGCCGCCGCGCCTCGGCCTGGTGGGCCGCTCCTGCCACGACCGGGTGGAGCTGGCGCGCCTGACCACGGAGGACTACGCCACCCTCTCGCCCGTCTACCCGACCAGCACCAAGCCCGGCCACGGCCCACCGCTGCGCCCGGACGGGCTTGGCGCGCTCATCGCGGTCAGCCCCGTGCCGGTCCTGGCGCTCGGCGGAGTGCAGAGCCCGGGCCAGGTGACCGCCTGCGTCGCGACGGGTGCCGTGGGGGTGGCGGTGCTGGGCGCCGTCATGCGCGCCGACGACCCCGAGGCGGCGGCAGCCACCCTCACGGCAGCCGCCGCCACGGCGAGCCGGACCCGGCACGGCAGCCCGGATCCCGCCGGGGCGACGCGGACCCGGCACGGCAGCCCGGATCCCGCCGGGGCGACGCGGACCCCGCACGGCAGCCCGGATCCTGCCGGGGCGGCGCGCAGCCGGCCGCAGCCCGCAACCGCCACCACCGCGCAGGCCCGGCGCGGGCTCCCGTACGCCACCACGGAAGAGGAACGATGA
- a CDS encoding cupin domain-containing protein has translation MTDAHLELGPVGQEIVYENDRVRVWHIRLEPGERQPLHRHDHPYLVVAIQGAKNVVQTIDGTLIDADEPTGGVVYRDPGAVHMLTNVGDTTYLARLVELK, from the coding sequence ATGACCGACGCGCACCTCGAACTCGGGCCGGTGGGCCAGGAGATCGTGTACGAGAACGACCGGGTCCGGGTCTGGCACATCCGCCTGGAGCCGGGCGAGCGGCAGCCGCTGCACCGGCACGACCATCCGTACCTCGTGGTGGCGATCCAGGGGGCGAAGAACGTCGTGCAGACGATCGACGGCACCCTCATCGACGCCGACGAACCGACCGGCGGGGTCGTCTACCGGGACCCGGGCGCGGTGCACATGCTGACCAACGTGGGCGACACGACCTACCTGGCCCGGCTGGTCGAGCTGAAGTAA